Genomic DNA from Veillonella criceti:
TTATGGGGCACAGTCAGCCTGATGTCTTTTGAAACCGTTCGTGTAGTTAAGAATGTACGCAATCAGATTAATCGTCAAGTTAATTGTGAAACGGCGAATCTTCAGAAGACAGTAAATGCAGCTGTCCGTCAACTAGAAAGTATTCGCATTATTGAACGGCATCAACCGTTACGAGATTTACCACCCAAATTATTAGAAGTAGCACAACTACGTTTAGATAATCCTGATTCAAGTTTACAAGAATTAATGGAGCTTATGGAGGGGCGTATTTCTAAATCGGGCATAGGGCATCGTTTTAGAAAATTAGAAAAAATGGCACTATCATATGAGCCTATGGGATTAGAGGAGTTTATGTAAAATATATTTAGAATAGTTAATAGTTATATAGTGACTACTAGTGTATAAATTAAATGAG
This window encodes:
- the whiA gene encoding DNA-binding protein WhiA, coding for MSFETVRVVKNVRNQINRQVNCETANLQKTVNAAVRQLESIRIIERHQPLRDLPPKLLEVAQLRLDNPDSSLQELMELMEGRISKSGIGHRFRKLEKMALSYEPMGLEEFM